From the genome of Leishmania infantum JPCM5 genome chromosome 4:
AGTGGGAGAAGCGAAtatggagagggggagggcggcgacggcggctgcagaCGTCGGCGAGATGGCATGCCCATGTCGCATCAGCCGCAAGagctttctcttcttcccccctccccgccacaTCCTCTGTCTGCCTGCCAGTCTGATCTCtcctcacccacccacccacacgcaaCCTTGCGCTGCCAATGTCAGCGCCGTGGGCCTCGCACACCTGCACGCCCACTCGTCTGGGGCGGCAGTCCAGGGACGGACGGCGCAGAGACGTCCCTGGCCGCGCCCGCGTGCGGATGTACCTGTGCGTGCAGCCGTTCtgtgcacacgtgcgtgtgtcttctcCTCTTCATGTTCTTCACCATCATGTACAGTAGCACTcgtgcggcacggcggcggcggcgatggtggtggtcgccgccgccgccctgtTCCTTTATGTATGGCATGGTCCATCAATGACGGCTTGTGCGCACAGAGGCGTGTCGGTCTCTGTACAGAGATCTGCAtggcgtatgcgtgtgtatgcgctgTCCTTCAGCACAGAATAGAAAACGAGTGCGcatcccccccctcctcctcctccgctctcgCCCAAAGTGAGCGAAGGAAGTGGCGCTGGTCGCAGCCACGAGGAAAGAGTTGCTCATCCAGAAGCAACGTGAATGAGGAGGACGACAGTGCGGGAGCAGGGAGAGGTGGCGCACCACACAGGGGAAGCTTCCCCTCCCCAACGTAGACGTCCTTTCttcacgccgccgccgccaccataTCAACCTCGCAGTTGTTGCCCTGATGTAGGCaatgacacacacacacacacacacacacacatgctcACACACATCTCCGTTGCACCTTCCCTTCCTTATCTTTCCATTGACCTTACCTTGCTCCTCTATACACGCACTTGCACCCTCATCCCATGCGTGCGTTACCCCGTTGTGGTGTACGCGCAGGCAGCTCAAGAGGGCATCTCTTCATGCCTTGGTCTTCACCGCCGTGCCCCTCCCGTCACTCGCATCGACTTACTGAAGCGACGCGCTTGCTTTCAAAATAGCGATACCTTTATGCGTCTGCTTGCAGGTAACATCCCCACTATCCACTCGTGAGCTCGCCCGGAGACTCACGTCTTCTTTTCGGCGTATCTCCCGAGCCCGTCCCCGTCAGACGTTGTGCCGTAGTAGACTTtagcctccctccctctctctttacCCTTGTGTAGTGGATGTAGCGTCGCGTATACGTAGAGGCAGTAGTAGTCGtctctcccaccccctccctctctggcTGCCCCCCCTTTCCGCTTTCGCCACTGTGTGCGAGCttgcctctcccctccccttccccccctctctctcttgcgtTGTTCGTAGTCGCACGAAGACCATGCGCAGTTCACGTCATCTGTGTGGCCTGCCCACTGTCCGGACTGTCGCGGCAACGGGCTGGCGCTACCACCGTCACGGGGCACCGGAGAAGGTGCTACAGTATGAACGGTATCGTGTCCCCTTCGACCGCACGAGTAagcaggtggtggtgaagatGTTAGCGGCGCCAGTCCACCGGCATGACAAGAATCTTATCGAAGGTCACGGGGGCCCGATAGCGGTGCCCAAGGCGTGTCTGCCACACGTCGCCGGTGTCGAGGGCGTCGGCGTGGTCGAGGAGGTCGGCTCCAACACGAAGCTAGCGCTGAAGGAGGGGGACATGGTGTGGATCAACAACCCCTCCGTTGGCAGCTGGGCGACGCACATCGTCACGGATGCCGAGAACCTCGATGTCGTGCCTTGCCGCGCGGATGTCGATATTGAGTACCTCGCCTCGCTGTCACTGTTCCACACGGCGTACCATCTCACACACGACTTCGTGAACATCCAGCCGAACGACGTCGTGCTGCAGaccggcgcctcctcgtccatcGCGCAGATCTGCCAAGGCTACCTGCGCGCCAAGGGTGCGAAGCTCTTCCAGACGATGCAGCTGGGCCGCACAGAGCACGCCCACCTGCTGGCCTTCTTCAAACTGCGCGGTGCCTTCGCGGTCGTGCCATACAACTACGCCCGGACGAACTACatgcgccgccttctctccgacgtgccgccgccgaagctgctgctgaaccaCACCTGTGGTGGGTACGCCTCGAACCTCGTCAACCTGCTCGGCGACAACGGCGTCTGCGTCACGTACGGCAACACGAGTCATCAGCCGATGCAGATCTCCAACATGGACGCGATCGCGCGCGGCGTTCAGTTAAAGGGCTTCTTTCTGCCGAGCTGGAttcagcggcacacgcgcgaagCTCGCATGCGGGTGCACCAGAACGTGGTGGAGAGCATGACCATCACGCAGGGTCACGGCATCTTTCGCGCACAGCGGTTCAAGATGGACGGCGACTCGGCGTTCGCCTTCAGCAACGCCTGGGACGCCCCGCTCGCCTCGCGCAAAGCAGTGTTGCGCATAGTCGGCGAGTACGGTGAGTGGCGTCGCCCGCGCTCTGACCAGGCGGGGTGGAACATCGGGCGCGCCGTCTGGGAGGACATGCTGCAGCAGATGTGGGAGTCCGCCGGCACGACGGAGAACCCGCAGTCGATGAAGTACTACACGCCCTTTGACGACATCCACTCGTCCTTCTACGACGCGAAGCAGTCGAAAGAGTTGGGGCACCGCGACGTGTTCTTCCGTCGTCCCAACGCACCGCGCCACAacgccgccgagcagcagcagcagtagtcGTAGCTGATGGCAACACGCcacatgcatgcgtgtgttCGCGGAATGGGGAGAGCGCAGCACACTACTGCTCCACCTCACAAAACAGGAAGAGGTGAACCACGCACAAGGCGATGCACGATTTGCCGCTTGCGTGGTTCTGCCGCTCCTAGTGTGTCCTTCTCTTGTTGATGGCAGCCCGAGAAGCCGAATGGTGTGTTGGCGATGGCACTGCACCCTgagagcgggggggggggggggggcaacgTTGGTGAGCGTTGTCGTCGCCCTTGCGACCTCTCGTGCTCGTCTTCGCTgtcgctctccttctccctccctgaATGTGTGTGATGATTGCCTGAGCGGCGGACGAGTCCGTGCAATCGGCAGCCCCTACCACCATCAACCCTCTTTCCGCGTCGTACAGCGCAGAAACGGATGAAAGCAGGGGCGCGCGCCGGGGCAGAACCGTCGCGGAGCTTCCCGGCCGAAGGAGGGCGTGTTTCTACTCGTATTCAGCGTGTCGGcctttgtgcgcgtgcggctaTTCTTATCTCTCCCCACTCCACCCCGCTGTTGTTGGTGTTGGTGTTTTGCGAGCACCGGCGTGGGAAGGGACGGCTGGAAGCCAACGGCCACAACGAGGTAACGAGCAAGGCGAAAGGAACAACGGAATCGCCGTCCAGTGTGGCAGGGTGTACCCCCAGTGGATGTAGGAGGAGGCCCGTGTGTGTCCGTCCGTGACCGGGCGGCGGAACAAGGACGATGGTGTAATTTCCTTCCCTTTCCACttgccgtgtgtgtgtgtgtgtgtttgtgtgtgtatcggCGTAGATGGCGCCTGCCATGCCGAGTGCTCGCCCGATTCCCTCTTGTGCTGCTCTCTGCGGTACggccgcccaccccctcccccaccttcGCCCCCTctactcttttttttccgcctcACTCCTGCGTATATGTTTTCCaacgacacgcgcacgcacgcctaCGCCATGCTTGCCTCCACATGTGCCctgtctcgctctctgtgcaCGCCTACCGTCGTTCCTGCAGAGCTGCTTTACCACCAGTCGCGTTGTCTTTCGCGCCAGGCTCTCGCTGCAGTGTGTTACTGTTGGACGAGGGTTGTGTGTTCTCTATGCGGCTTCTGTCGCTGCTCTCTGCCCGCCTGTGacacgtgtgtgtatgtgtgtgtgtgtgtgagccgTTGCCAACGTCTTCCTTCGGGTCTTTCCCTTTCAGGCATTTTTCGGGTCGTGGCGCGGGGAGGTCACGCACGCATCGCATCGGTCCAGCGAGGGGAAAAAACAGCCAGacagagggaagggggcagcggtgcttcGTCGAGGGACCGCGACAGAACCCGCTCGTGCTCTCTCCCCGTTCAGGTACTTCAGCAGTTGCGTTGTACGCACCCGACACAGACACCTAAGCACGCATATGTGCTCGCCAGTGTCAACACCTGCGGTGAGGACCCTTGACGGGGTGCGGTGTTggacggctgcggcgaccaGCATGTGGCACTCGCGGCATCGATGTCCTCCCTGGTCCAACACCGTGTGTCAGCGCGGTGCCTGTGTCGGGCTCACATTCGGTAGCTCCTTCATGAcccccgtcgccgccgtcggcagcATGAGCACAAGTGGCGCACTCTGCGTGGCGTACCGTCACCAAGCCACAGACCAGTTCCACCGATTCCTGCACAACCCACATGTGGTGCAACCGGACGGGGTCGACGGACTGCCACGGGTTAAAGGTGATCAGCAGCAATGGCTCAACACGGAGCAGTGGCACGGGTACAGCGATACGTATTTGCAGCGGCACATGCAGTACCCGGCCACCGTCGAACTGAACAACCCCGCCGTCAATGCACGACACGACCTCCTCTACGAATGTCTAGGACTTGTTTACGAGCTGTACGGTGGCCTCGCCGAGGatctgcaggagctgcacgaTGACCCCCTTCACCCGCACTTccaccgccgcatcgcccGCATCAAGCGCGACCGcgagcgcatcgccgccgagCTCGACAAGCGCTACGCGAAACTGCATCCAACGGTGAAGACGGTGTACGACGCGTTCCTCGTCCGTCGCTACTACCACCTCGCCGACTGGATCGAGCATGTTGAGCGGAAGCGAGAACGTCTCATCAATGACCTCAGCCCCGATGTCATGGAAAAGACGATGAGAATGCGTGGCATCGCAGAGCAGTACCTGCGACATCTGCGTGTCCTCGAGCACGCGCTTTACGAAGATCCTCTTATGGGCCTCCTCGAGGGTGATCGGGACACGAACGTCCTCAATCAGTATACGCCTGGCGAGCTGGCGATTCTGCGGCAGAAGGCGGCCTACTTCCGTAAGATGCGCCGGTTCGGCGCGAATCAACTAGACGCCGacctgcacacgcactgAAGCATGGGCCCAGTCCACCCGATATGTGCCCCCGGTGTGGGGTACcccctgcagcagccgcgtccCGTCCGACAgctcatcaccaccaccgccgccaccaccccctgCCCTGCCTCATCCTTCAGAAACCCACGCGCGAACATCCCTCCATACTCATCATTATCTGGGCATCGTCCTTTCCCTCCGACGATCACCGCACCAACCTCACAGCTGCCAATGAAGGTGACGACTCGAAGATgcacgcacccacgcacagtccctccctctctcgaaCCCCACATAGGCGGCACTCTGTCCTTGGTCTtccgtgcccccccccctttctgATCCGACCCGAGCCATTCCTCTTCAGTgtgtcaccaccgccacatttgcgaggcggcggacacACTCCTCCACCCGCGGCACGACGTAACCCCCTGACTCCACTCTCTCCCTGGTCAACACCGATTCTAaccgctcctctctctctctccccgtccaccccccccccacaaaacacacgcacgcgcgcacacgaacaCAAAGTATGACACACGTAAACCCACCCACAAAtcgcccgcctcgccgccccccccttcctcaccaacacctgcgccagcgcacccATCGGAACGCGTACACCTCACACGCCGTCATGATCGCTGGCTCCGTGCGCCGCGGGGTCATTCTGCTCCTCGTGGCCGTGGCCGTGGCCacgatggccgccgccgccgtcgcaaAGGACGGCGTGCCGTACGAGCCCATCTTCCACATCCGTCCGCCGAAGAACTGGATCAACGACCCTAACGGCCCCTACCGCGACCCCGTCACCGGCAAAATTCACCTGTACATGCAGTACAACCCCAACGGCCCGCTCTGGGGTGACATTGCATGGTACCACGTGACGTCGGAGGACTACGTCAAGTGGACGCGTCCCGAGTCGCCGGTCGCGGTGTGGGCTGACAAGTGGTACGACAAGTGGGGCGCCTACTCCGGCACCATGATGAACAACAACTACAGCGAGCCGGTCATGGTGTACACCTGCACCGAGCCGGAGAACATCCAGCGTCAGTGCATCGCCAACCCGCCGAAGTCCGACCTGCACGGCAAGCGCACCCTTGACAACCTCGTCAAGAGCGCGCTCAACGTGATCATGTCGGAGGACATGATCCCCGGCATCGTCGCCATGGAAAACTTCCGCGACCCGACGGAGTGGTGGCAGGACCCCACGAACCCGAATCGCTGGCTCATCGCGTTCGTCGCCCGCATCAAGGACCGCGAGGGCGACAACGCGCACGTCATCGTCTTCTCCACCGAGGACCCCAGCTTCCAGAGCGGCTACAGCTTTTCCCACAGCCTCTACGTCTACAAGTACGACCTGGACCACATGTTTGAGTGCCCCGACTTCTTCACGCTGAAACAGGGCGGCGAGCACTACCTCAAGGTCTCCACCATGCCCTCGCACCGCGACTACATCATCTACGGCTCCTACCAGCTCAACAACACCAGCAAACAGTACGTCTTCGTCGAGGACCCCACGCGCAGCTTCACCTTCATCGACTACGGCCCGTTCTACGCCTCCAAGACCTTCTACGACCCCATCCTCAACCGCCGCACCATCTGGGGCTGGACCAACGACGAGCTGAGCAACGAGCAGATCATCGCCAACGGGTGGTCCGGCGTGCAGA
Proteins encoded in this window:
- a CDS encoding putative beta-fructofuranosidase, with translation MIAGSVRRGVILLLVAVAVATMAAAAVAKDGVPYEPIFHIRPPKNWINDPNGPYRDPVTGKIHLYMQYNPNGPLWGDIAWYHVTSEDYVKWTRPESPVAVWADKWYDKWGAYSGTMMNNNYSEPVMVYTCTEPENIQRQCIANPPKSDLHGKRTLDNLVKSALNVIMSEDMIPGIVAMENFRDPTEWWQDPTNPNRWLIAFVARIKDREGDNAHVIVFSTEDPSFQSGYSFSHSLYVYKYDLDHMFECPDFFTLKQGGEHYLKVSTMPSHRDYIIYGSYQLNNTSKQYVFVEDPTRSFTFIDYGPFYASKTFYDPILNRRTIWGWTNDELSNEQIIANGWSGVQNMLRTMVYDHTEKKIKTQPVPETRGLRLDKLVDLRDVAVTATPTEIIASNTNNTLYHEIVARFTLADPTTFAAATTYLSDSDVPEVGVMIRANANLSQYTTVSVRMPGGGPGALRSTEQTETYPPIKIFAGSSADNCSAECNKMRLCESYTFWGETNTCKLYWKTNPMRSKDDATSGTVREPLLYLGRTQSGTIGSTAPLHGRAPFATATPNGFELHIFVDDSVLEIFKDEGLETLTGRLYIDNGADTTGIAVYARNAGAVTVDVEVYTMDTIWKAPTPNAAKNFTDSLYNLLDTLIAV